In Metopolophium dirhodum isolate CAU chromosome 7, ASM1992520v1, whole genome shotgun sequence, one genomic interval encodes:
- the LOC132948658 gene encoding PEST proteolytic signal-containing nuclear protein-like — MSKRLSTEIEISAKDGVDKEKQQPDKKQKLSFGMMKKTLPAKTGIKITLNSPATKEPPILPKPASKSVAAVFGDVSDDEPEEMPKEARMRMRNIGRDTPTSAGPNSFGKTKHGFCNTGKLMEKTLKEATNALIDDKK; from the exons ATGTCAAAACGACTATCTACTGAAATCGAGATTTCCGCCAAAG acGGGGTTGACAAAGAAAAACAACAGCCGGACAAGaaacaaaaattatcatttGGAATGATGAAAAAAACTCTTCCAGCAAAAACCGGCATTAAGATAACTCTTAATAGCCCAGCCact AAAGAACCACCTATTCTACCCAAACCAGCATCAAAGTCTGTTGCTGCAGTATTTGGCGATGTAAGTGATGACGAACCTGAAGAAATGCCTAAAGAAGCTAGAATGCGTATGAGAAATATTGGTAGGGATACTCCAACATCAGCCGGACCCAATTCATTTGGCAAGACTAAACACGGTTTCTGCAATACTGGCAAACTTATGGAGAAGACACTTAAAGAGGCAACAAACGCACTAattgatgataaaaaataa